Genomic DNA from Bryobacter aggregatus MPL3:
GGGATTGGAGTCCGGCTACAGTGGCCGGCGCAACGATCGTTGCGGGCAACCAGACAAACCACGGCGGTGTCGTGGCCATCGATGACTTGAGCGGCAAGGTGAAGTGGACGTATAAGCCTGTCTTCAAAAGCGGTACGGCATCCGTCGCAACTGCGCCCGCCATCTCTGGCGACATCGTCGTCACGCCGTTTGCCGCAGCCTATCCCGGCGCCGTCACAGGCGTCTCGCTGGCCACAGGGAAGGAAGTGTGGCGTGGTCCAGACCCGGCACAGGGAGCGGCAGTCGCGACTAGCGGAAAGCTGATCTATATTCTCGGCAAGGATGGGCACTTATATTCACTTGAGGCTGCAACTGGTCGCGAGCGGTGGAAGGTCGCTTTCACAACCAACAGTGCCGTTTGCGCCTCCCGGCCGATCGTGAGTGAGGACACCCTCTACCTGACAGGCAGCGCCGCAGCAACACCAGGCGACCCCTCGAAACCCGCCGGCTATTATCTCTTCGCCCTCGACGCAAATACGGGAGTGGAACGCTGGCGTTATCGTGCCGAAGCGCCCTATGTTCACTCGGGAGTCTGCCTCCGCCAGCCAGTGGTTACGGCCGATGCGGTTTTTGCGGCCGGCGAGAACCGTCTTTACGCGGTGAACCGGGCAACCGGGCGCGATCGCTGGAAACCCGTCGAGGTTCAGCGAAAGGTGGATGGAAAGGTCCGGCCCGTCGAAGTGCACGGATTGGTGGATGGCGGTTCCGTATTGATCGGCATGACATCCGAGTTCCTGATCGCGTTCGATAAGACCGCGGGCCAGACCGCATGGGAGCTTGCCGGCGAGTACAATACAACCTCGCCTTCGACAGCCGTCGCCGGCAATATCCTCTACTTCCAGGGAAGCCCGCAGAGTAAACCCGCGGTTGCCCGTCGCGGCACACTGCACGCGCTCGATATCAATACCCGCGCGATTGTGTGGTCTTTTTCGCGGCAGACCGCAGAACCGAACTGGTCTTTCGGCGCCGTGGCGCCCGTAGACGGCGGTTTGTGGGTAGACTCCTACCAAGCGCTCGTCAAGCTGCAGTGATACTGCCAGGCCACGACCGGTCTATTCCGGCCGGAGTTGCGAGCCCTTCGGCCACCACTAGCTAAATCTGATTCCATCGTCCGAAGCCTGGCTTTGCCAGCTCCGGATGCTTCGAGTGGAAGGCCTGACGGCCTTTGAGAGTGGCCTGATAGTAGCTCTCGATCTCGCTTTTGTTGTGGAGCAGCCGGATTGCGCCGCCAGGCTCGAATACCAGAACGGGTTCATCCTGATGTTCGAGATAGCTTTCCTGAGCGCCATGTTGGATCAGGGGTTGGCCCAGATGACGGGTCAGATAGAACTGCACGTCGCGCAGCTCCGGAGAGCGAACATGAGAATTCCCGAGCATTTTCTCGATCACGAAATGATGAACTTGTGGGTTTCGGGCAGAGATCAGCCCATAGAGGTCGTAGTCGCCACACACATAAAGCTTTTGGGTGAGCAGGCCAGACTTGCTGTAATACAGGACGCCATAGTGCCTGTGGTTGCGATCCATCTCAACGGCATAGCTCTTACCCGCCGGCAGATAGACGCGTTTTTCTCCCGCACTAGGAATGTAGATGGCGTTGAGAGATTGTTCCCAGTTCTTGAGGACGCCTCGCATCTCGCGTCCGCCAAAGGCGCCAGGGTGGATGTGGGGATTCACAACCAGCCCGCCTAGAACATAATTCCCCTGATCCTCTTTTGCGGTCTTTGCCTTGACGTCGAGACGTTTGGGGTAATAGCCGGCTTGCTGATAAAAGCGGAAGGCCTTGGGATTTGCCGCACGAACGAGGATGAATACCTGAAAATGGCTCGCGGCTTCGCAAAATACACGCTCGTGTGATGGGTCAATCAGTCCGCTGGCTTTCATCGTTTCCTCTATCAAAACGCGTCGCCAGCGGACCAATCAGATCAATTTATTTGGAGCCGGGGCGCTCGCGAGAAGCAATGATCTTGTCGATGATGCCGTACTCGATCGCCTGGGGCGCCTCGAGGATATAATCGCGCTCGG
This window encodes:
- a CDS encoding PQQ-binding-like beta-propeller repeat protein, producing MTLSIQVWYAVTACLYCSGLVLGQSASAPVAPLRTAPTEKLTVNAGFRDWSPATVAGATIVAGNQTNHGGVVAIDDLSGKVKWTYKPVFKSGTASVATAPAISGDIVVTPFAAAYPGAVTGVSLATGKEVWRGPDPAQGAAVATSGKLIYILGKDGHLYSLEAATGRERWKVAFTTNSAVCASRPIVSEDTLYLTGSAAATPGDPSKPAGYYLFALDANTGVERWRYRAEAPYVHSGVCLRQPVVTADAVFAAGENRLYAVNRATGRDRWKPVEVQRKVDGKVRPVEVHGLVDGGSVLIGMTSEFLIAFDKTAGQTAWELAGEYNTTSPSTAVAGNILYFQGSPQSKPAVARRGTLHALDINTRAIVWSFSRQTAEPNWSFGAVAPVDGGLWVDSYQALVKLQ